In the Salvia miltiorrhiza cultivar Shanhuang (shh) chromosome 8, IMPLAD_Smil_shh, whole genome shotgun sequence genome, AACCAGCGTCACTTTCACAACCCAAAACCACTTCGTCGCTCCTCACATCAGCTCATCTCGATCATCCTCGCCGCTCAAACACTCCCCCAACTCCAAGCCCCACCACAGCCCATCCACCGGCTACGCCGTCGCGCTGCTCGATGCCGCGCGGCGCCACAACGCGGTGGACGCAGTCAGCAGAGACGTCAGGCGGCTGTCGAGATGGCTGCGAAACGACCAACTCCGCGGCGTGATGGGCGACCCCTTGACGGACAAGGCGGCGAAGGGAGAGATAGTGAAAGAGGTGGTGAGACAAGGGCGGTTTGAGAAGCATTTGGTTAAGCTGGTTAAGCTGTTGGCTGAGAAAGCTAAGGTGGATTTGCTGGGCCAAGTGTTGTCGGAATTCGGAAAGATTTATGATGAACTTAGCGTCTGCAGCAATCATCAAGTGCTGCTGCTTCCATACgggatgaaaatgaaaatggagGAAAATAAGATTTTGGAGATAATTGGGAGAGTTCAGAGGGTTACTGGGGCGGATAAGGTTACTGTCAGAGAATTACTTGATCCTAGATTTGCGTAATTCAATCTTTAATTTTTCTTGCTCTTACAACTTTATCTTTTTTGAGTTTTGGAAACATATTTGCGTTTTAATTATTCGAATGCAACGTATCCATATTTATCAATAATAACGTTCATTTGATGTTAATTAAGAGAACCCATCTCGATCGAGTGAGTCAATGCAGTGGGTCATTACTTGAGGCTCGACTCGTTCCAATAAATCAGGTTCGTTGGCCAAAATGTGAGGCACGTGTTATACACGcgtcgaaattaaaaaaattcacacTTGATTTCAAAGCAGCGGCAACCCtgaagaaagaagagagaaagagagacgcACAAGGAAGACACAATGgcaatttgaagaaaaaaactAGACTAgcgttaataaaaaaatactagtatatattAATGGGCCTATAGTTTGGGCTATACTAATAGACTATGTTAAATTTTGTAATGATCAATCTTAttcattatgattattattttttaattatttttttttcaaattttttaaattaatgtaatttttttattttatttaaattaatataatttacgaattaaaataaaatttaaaaatttgacATTTCAAAACtaaactaatttaatttaattaagaaattgtattatttaaatttgtatcatttaaattaaataaaaaaatctaaaaatcaaaactaattcatATGAGTCAAGTCAACGCAACAATTGACTCATAATCATAAGTGGTTCCGGAGCATGAATGAGTTAAGACTTGACTCAACTAATATTGATGCTCTAAAGAGATGCTTATTTGTGGTTTATTTATGGATTAATTGTACCTTCTATCCatttttaaagataaaaataaaaaatactcacatAAATTAAAACATGTAAATAATAGTACTTATTTAAGATATTTATACATTTAAtggaaatataattaaaaataaatataaaatcaaaaagaaagaaaaaataatacactcacgtctctctctcttcttcttctctctctccgtctTTCCCTCCTCTGCTCTGCTCCACCGTCTTGTCGCCTTCTCTAAAATTAGGTACTATATACTATCTAAGGTTTGGGTACTACATGATTGTGTGATTCTAGCAAGAAATGTATTTTTCGTGAGAGCATGAGAAGTGAGAACCATTATAATTAATACacccactgtaaaaattaatgcattcgatGTTAACATTAATGCActcgaaaaataatttttttgctctcTACAGGATTTGAACCCAAGTGATACACTCATcgaacaagatgatgcatccaccgtagatcttgatgatcgaatgactaaAAATGGATAAGATGTTGGTTTATAAATCTAGAGATACTAGGTTTGATTCCTAATTGAggtatttaaattatttttttattttcttaatttttaaaaaaaattatgatattttttataaaattaaataagacgTTTTGAACATCAAATAAGagttttcataaaatcaaataaatttttactttttattcaaaaaaatgagACTTAGAGCATCCATATCCGTTGAGTCAATTGATGGCTCATCCATGCTCCGGGACTACTTATGAGCCAAAGCCTGTATGGGCTGACTCATatccattagttttgatttttgccCTTTTCAATTAATCTAAATGGCaccaatttaaataacacaattacttgaattaaaattacattaatttaaagggattatggcaaaaaaattacACGAACTTTGTAAAAAATTGTAATGTTCACATGAACTTTCAAGTAAGCTAAAAAgacatgaatttatattattgttgaaaattTCACCTGAAGTTGACTTTcggcgaaattagagcttagttggCAGTCGGAAGTTCGCCTAATGCTAGTCTAATTTTTGAAGATGGGGCGTATTTAGAAATTCAGAGGTCTAAGAAGgcaaaaataatatatttgacttgatttgactgtcaattaagctctaatttcgttgaaagccaaacttaggtgaaaattgcaacaaaaatataaattcgtgtattttgtgtcttaattaaaagttcaggtgaaaattgcaacttttttcaaagttcgtgtatttttttgccataacccctaatttaaattacataaaattttagaaaaataaaacataacttaaaataagcacCTAAATAATTATTCCGGTCCTAGAGGTCTGAAATGTGTCCAAACGTGCTAGATCAAATATGCTTGAAGTTTTGCATGCATCTTCCTATCTCTCAAAATTACATCTCTCTGCACGTACTCTTCGAAGCTAAGTGGGGCTGATCGAGAAGCATCGGAGGAGTCAATGCTAGACGTCCCGTGTCTCGGGTTGTCATATCTCCAGTGCAGAGCTTCTTCCCCTtcattttccaaaattatgttgtggagaatgatatATACATGTCATCATGATGTCTCTGAGATGATCAATATACCAAGGCCGAGCCGGACCTCTAATGATTCCCCATCGAGCTTGAAGCACTCCAAAGACACGTTCGGTATCCTTTCATGCCGCCTCTTGCATCCTCGTGCACCTCGCCTCTTTCGGGTTGGTCACCATCGGTGGGCTCTTGACAAATGTTGGCCACTCAGGGTAGATGTCATCACACAAGTAGTAGCTCATCTGATAATTGTGGTGATTGACTTCAAACATCACTCGTGATGACGTTTCCTTCCAAGACATTCGGCTAATAGAGGTGATTGGATTGAGATCGTTAGATGTCGTTGTTCGATTCAGTAACACCGAAGAAGCCATgtcaaatccacaaatcgtgggatgcaacaGCCTCGAGaatcaaggtgggctctcctTGATCACCGCGTGTAAATGCGCCATGCCACACTACGTCTTTGGGCAATTCTTCTAAGCCCAATGCATATAGGACCTAGGTCTGGTCTATCCTTGCCTTCTACTTATATAATCTGAAGGAGGTGAAAGCTTTTAtggcgcgccatagactgattgCTTGTTGATGGTGATGGAGGCCACACTCCCGAGTATCCCGAAAAATTCATGTCGCGCCTCGTGAATCTGAAGCAGCTTTGTGACGTCCGCCGGTGTAGGGCGTCGAAGATACTCGGCACTGTGTGCCCGGATGACAGCTTTGCGAAACTTCTTTATGCATAGCCACCCTGTAGTGTCTGCAATCTTGAGATACTCGTCAAAAGTATCCGCAGAAACACCAGTGACTAATTGTTGGATAGCCACCATGCATTTCTGAAACGACGTGAGGGAGTCCCGGCCCGTAACATCTTGCCCCATGTGGAAGTAACCATATTTTGCATCCGAAAACGACGTCTGAAAAATGTGGGGTCGTACACTGGATcgtcgttgaagtagtcttgaAAAAGCTATTGATGGACGGTCTCACGATCACGATAGATGAAACCCTCATTGGAGATAACTCGTTGGGGTGGTGGTTGGGGAGTGAAAAATTGATTCACCATTTCTTGTGCATTGACGataatttttgctatttttttggTCAACCCGTCGAACGAAGAAGACGAAGTATCATTGAACCGTGAAGTCATTTTgcgatagaaaaaaaaatgaagaagaaagaaagaaaaattagtgaatttgatgAAAGAAgtgaaaagaaatgaagaaggaaggtgtataaatagaagaaaagaaggaaaaaagagaaaaaataaattaaaataaagtagcCGTTTTCTCAAACGTTGggaatttttaaattcaaaattcgaatttatttatttatttcataaggACGGATGAGCCCGCGCATCCATATGAGGTGCAGCTCAAGTCAGGGAAGGTTGCATCAGCCGGCTCATCGCGTCAGCCCTATGAGCTGCCGATGTGATGCTCttattaaatataaatcaaataacactTTTCTTAAGAGTAAATAAGACTTTtcttaataataaatatgaCTTTATGGGGGcatttacttttgaggattagtcatgataaataaaaatatatagtcAGGCAAATTTTGATTATTTAGATAGATTGGAACTTTGGAATATCCCTAAACCCTTAATTATTATAATCATtttgagctagttttgcttgatttttatcTTATTGAAAGGGTGAGATTGGAAAAATCATAAtcttaagaataaaaaaaaaaatactcaattatgCGTTTTATACAAAGTAAATGCCTCCTAAGACCTTTTTGTTTCTAAATGTGACTTTTATTTGaatgtaaataatattttccataaaattaaataatttttaatagtAAATAAGAATTAAGACTTTGtttcaatataaataatttatatttgtcCCGCTAAAAGTAActcatttttcaatttggtatgtcccactaaaagtggctcATTTTCATAAAAGACAACAAACTCTTGAAAATGTACGAGCCCTATCAATTTTATCCAATTTATATATTCTacttaatctccgtgccaaaaTGAACCGAGCCGCTTTTAgcgggacgaatggagtatgtatatatatatatatatatatatatatatatgctatatatatattatataaaaatcaaataagaattTTCCTAGCAAATAGTAAGATTTTAACAGTTTTTATTAGTAAATGATTTTTTTGCTTGATTGTAAGTTTtgtcataaaatcaaataaaatttttcTTAATAGTAAATAAGACTTTAAGACTTTTattcataaataaaacttaCGCTTGattgtaaataatatattttataaaatcaaatatgaCCATTTAAAAAAGAAGATAAGACTTTTATAATAGCAAATATGACTTTCAGATTTTCTATtcataaataaaactaaataagAGTACTTTTCTTAGGagcttaattaaaagacttttCTTAAgagtaaataaatttttttatttgtaaataagACTTTTGTTTAAATGTGAATATGACTTTAcattataaaatcaaataaatactTTTCATAAGAGTAA is a window encoding:
- the LOC130997319 gene encoding ATP synthase delta chain, chloroplastic produces the protein MDTLSTSISTFTIPQSNLKTHLHHHHPSIPSTTKPKTTKLSNKTSVTFTTQNHFVAPHISSSRSSSPLKHSPNSKPHHSPSTGYAVALLDAARRHNAVDAVSRDVRRLSRWLRNDQLRGVMGDPLTDKAAKGEIVKEVVRQGRFEKHLVKLVKLLAEKAKVDLLGQVLSEFGKIYDELSVCSNHQVLLLPYGMKMKMEENKILEIIGRVQRVTGADKVTVRELLDPRFA